TCCACCTCGAGCCCAAGCTTGATGGGTAACTGCGGGAATTTCGCCTGGGCCTCGCGCACCCACTTCACGTAGATTTCCAGGTCCGACTTCTTCATGGTCCAATCCGTCTCGCGGTCGGCCAGCGGCGCGTGATCTGAGCAGCCGATTTCGTCGAGGCCGCGCTCGACGGCGACACGGGCATAGTCGGCGGGTCGTCCCGTCCCATCGGTCAATTCCGTGTGCATGTGGTAATCGATGAGCACAGGAGTGAAGTCTAATGTTTTTGTCCGCCAGTGCAAGAGTCTAAGTGGCGACACCGGGGGACGCACGCCAAAGGATGATCCTGCTCGTGGCTTGCCCTCCGGGCAGGTTTTCACTACATTCAAACGCCATGAGGAAAGTGCTGCTTCCATTTGCGCTGTTTTTTGCCGCCATCCTGTTGTTGGTTGGGGCCGCTTACTGGTATGATCAGAAATACGGCTCGGAAGGGCCGTTCCGGAACCAGCATGGCCACTGAGGAGAATATGGCGAAGATCAGCAAACTGCTGCACACCCGTTATCGCGTGAACGATCTGGAGAAAACGGTCGCGTTCTATCGGGACGTGCTCGGTCTTCAAGAGACCGGCCGACACAAGTCACCGCGCGGCTCGGAATTGGTTTTCATGAAGGCGCCCGGGAGTGAAGAGGAAATCGAGCTGTGTTGCTACCCGGCGAGCGGACCGGTCCATGTGCCCACGGATCTCACGCACCTCGCGTTTGAAGTCGATGACCTGACAGCCTTTGCGAAGCAGCTCGAGGCGAAAGGCGTAAAGTTGTCCGATGGGCCGGTGGGATCACCGCCGGATACGGTGTTCGCTTTCGTTGACGCGCCGGAAGGTTACGAAATTGAGCTTATCCAACGGGCCACCAAGTGACGGCACCGCGAAAGATCATCGTCGCACCCTCGATTCTCGCCGGTGATTTTGGCAATTTCGCGCGGGACGCACAGCGCGTGGAGCAGGGTGGGGGAGATTGGCTGCACTGCGACGTGATGGACGGTCACTTTGTGCCAAACATCACGTTTGGCCCGGACACGATCGCCGCGTTCCGCAAAGCCACGAAGCTGCCGCTGGACGTGCACCTAATGATCGATCAACCTGACAAGTATATCGACCGTTTCGCGGACGCCGGTGCCAACAGCCTGATCGTGCATTTGGAGGCGCGGCATGATGTCGCGGAGACGCTGGCTCGGATTTGGCGCCTTAAGAAGATTGCGGGATTGGCCATCAATCCCGAAACGCCGGCAGAGAAAGCGTTGCCATATCTCGATAAAATCGGCGAACTGCTGGTCATGACGGTGCATCCGGGCTTTGGCGGTCAGGCGTTCCTGCCTGAAATGTTGCCGAAGATCCGCGTGTTGCGGGGGGCGGCGCCAAATTTACCGATCATCGTCGACGGCGGGATCAATCCGGAAACAAGTCGCCAATGTGTCGAGGCCGGGGCGAACATCCTGGTGGCCGGAAACTCGTTATTTCGACACAAGACACTGAACCTGGCTGAAGCCATCGCGGAGCTGAAAACGCATGCACTTGACCAAGATTAAATTCGGAACGGACGGCTGGCGGGGAGTGATTGCCGAGGATTTCACGTTTGAGAACGTGCGGCGCGTGGCCCAGGCAACCGCCGACTACTGGAATTCCCTCGTGGGCACGCAGAAGGCTGCGATTGTCGGATACGACAACCGGTTCCTGTCGGAGACCTACGCGAAACTGGT
This is a stretch of genomic DNA from Verrucomicrobiia bacterium. It encodes these proteins:
- a CDS encoding VOC family protein encodes the protein MAKISKLLHTRYRVNDLEKTVAFYRDVLGLQETGRHKSPRGSELVFMKAPGSEEEIELCCYPASGPVHVPTDLTHLAFEVDDLTAFAKQLEAKGVKLSDGPVGSPPDTVFAFVDAPEGYEIELIQRATK
- the rpe gene encoding ribulose-phosphate 3-epimerase, with translation MTAPRKIIVAPSILAGDFGNFARDAQRVEQGGGDWLHCDVMDGHFVPNITFGPDTIAAFRKATKLPLDVHLMIDQPDKYIDRFADAGANSLIVHLEARHDVAETLARIWRLKKIAGLAINPETPAEKALPYLDKIGELLVMTVHPGFGGQAFLPEMLPKIRVLRGAAPNLPIIVDGGINPETSRQCVEAGANILVAGNSLFRHKTLNLAEAIAELKTHALDQD